In Nocardia sp. NBC_00403, the DNA window GATGCGTCGACTTTCCTCGGCGTGATCGAAACCCATTGTGCCCAAGACGAGTTCAGAGATTCGTAAGCCGGTCGAGCCGAAGAGTCGGTAGCGCATGCGCCCAGTCCGGTACACGACGCGACACCGGAGGGAGGCCCTGCCAGGGGGCACCCTGCCGATCAGAACGCGGGCCAGGGAATCGGGCGGGCGGTGCGCGGCACCGGCATCACCGGGTCGTCCAGCAGATCCTGGGTCCGATCGGCGAGTGCCCCGATCTCGGCGTCGGTGAGGTGCGGGGCGAGAGCGTCGGCGAGCTGACCGGGCAGCGCCTTCGCGAACGCGGTGATGTCGTCGAGCAGATCCTGGCCGACGCCGCGGCCTGCCCATCCCCACAGCACGGTACGGAGTTTGTGATCGCTGTGCAGGCAGATGCCGTGGTCGACCCCGTAGACCTGACCGTCGCTGCCTTCGAGTGCGTGCCCGCCCTTGCGGTCGGCGTTGTTGAGCAATAGGTCCAGCACCGCCATCCGCTGCAGGCGCGGATCGTCGGCATGGATCAGCGACACCTCGTTACCTGCCGGGTCGAGGGCGCGCAGCACTTCACAGAAGCCGTCGGGGACCGCGCCCGCGGGCACCAGGTCGATCAGGTCGAGCCGGTTGCCCTGCGCGGTGTGATTGTCCACGGCCTCCACCCAGCGCTGCACCATGCCGGGACCGTAGGGGCCCTCACGCAAGATGGTTTCCGGGATGACACCCCAGCCGAGCGCATCCGATATCAGGTACGAGGCCACCTCGCGGCCCGCGAGGGTGCCGTCGGGGAAGTCCCACAGCGGTTGCTCACCGCGCACGGGCTTGTACACCACCCGCAGTGGCGCGCCGTCGGGATCCGTGCTCGCGGGCACGTCACAGACGAGGGTGACATTGCTTGCGACGGTTACCCGGCCGATCACCGTCAGCTCGGCGGTGTGCCACGCGGCCACCGGCTACTCCTCCAGCTCGGCGGCGCCGAAAATGTCCCCGCGCTTGTATCCGTTGGTTCGCACACACATGTGCCCGCGCGCCGAGAGTGGTTCGCCGCACAGCGGGCACGGCGGCCGCCCCGCGGCGATGACACGGGTCGAGCGCAGCGCGAATTCGCGCGCCTGGATCGGGGTCAGGAACACCCGTACCGCGTCCGGACCCTCCTCGGTGTCATCGAGCACCACCGACTCGTCCACTTCGGTCTCGGTGATCGCCAGCAGCTCCACCACCACCGCTCCCGCGTCGGCGTCCCAGCCCAAGCCCATGGTGCCGACCCGGAATTCGGCGTCGACCGGCGTCACCAGCGGATCCACATCGGCCACGTCGTCGGCTTGCGGCGGCACCTCGGCGCCGAAGCGCCGCGCGACCTCGTCCAACAGCAGACCCATGCGGTCGGCGAGCACCTTCACCTGCTGCTTCTCCAGCAGCACGCTGACGACGCGCGGTTCCTGCACGGCCTGCAAATAGAACGAACGATCGCCCGGCTCACCGACAGTCCCGGCGACGAAACGATCGGGGGTGCGGAATACATGGATTGCGCGTGACACATGCACCTCCTGATACGTGACCCTGATCGACTACCCGCGGCGCACAGACATTCAACACGCCGACTACTCGTTTACAAGGAATCTCGACGCTCCGCATTCCCATTATCCGCACTTCCGGTATCGCCTACCTCCCCGCCAGGAACGGGACCGGAG includes these proteins:
- a CDS encoding SCO1664 family protein, producing the protein MAAWHTAELTVIGRVTVASNVTLVCDVPASTDPDGAPLRVVYKPVRGEQPLWDFPDGTLAGREVASYLISDALGWGVIPETILREGPYGPGMVQRWVEAVDNHTAQGNRLDLIDLVPAGAVPDGFCEVLRALDPAGNEVSLIHADDPRLQRMAVLDLLLNNADRKGGHALEGSDGQVYGVDHGICLHSDHKLRTVLWGWAGRGVGQDLLDDITAFAKALPGQLADALAPHLTDAEIGALADRTQDLLDDPVMPVPRTARPIPWPAF
- a CDS encoding DUF3090 domain-containing protein, which encodes MSRAIHVFRTPDRFVAGTVGEPGDRSFYLQAVQEPRVVSVLLEKQQVKVLADRMGLLLDEVARRFGAEVPPQADDVADVDPLVTPVDAEFRVGTMGLGWDADAGAVVVELLAITETEVDESVVLDDTEEGPDAVRVFLTPIQAREFALRSTRVIAAGRPPCPLCGEPLSARGHMCVRTNGYKRGDIFGAAELEE